One genomic window of Maribacter aquivivus includes the following:
- a CDS encoding serine hydrolase domain-containing protein gives MIYRLFYIGILFILLSCQSDDSVSVDSNEPNPTETSTYFPPINTNDWENVSPSELNWNVDKLSELEDFLIQDNTKSFMVLVDGKIVVEEYYNDHTVNDTYQWNSAGKTLVTATTGIAQQNGLIDIDNKVSDYIGTEWTSATIQQENLITVKSLLTMTSGLDDEPQLVIKANLVSLSDAGTRWAYGNVFQRLMNVVEDASGTEFETYFNTELAVKIGMDGFWNNGFIYRIYHSNTRSMARFGLLASQNGKWDGEQIVDEDFFLESTTTSQDINPAYGYLWWLNGKSDFMLPSTQTEFSGSLIPNAPADMIAALGKDEQRIYIVPSENLVIIRMGEATGSEENFALSSFDNVFWEKFNEVTN, from the coding sequence ATGATATATAGATTATTTTATATAGGTATTCTATTTATACTTTTAAGCTGTCAATCAGATGATTCCGTGTCGGTTGATTCAAATGAGCCAAACCCAACAGAAACCTCTACTTATTTTCCGCCAATTAATACAAATGACTGGGAAAATGTTTCACCTTCAGAATTGAATTGGAATGTTGATAAACTTTCAGAATTAGAAGATTTTCTTATACAGGATAATACAAAATCTTTTATGGTGTTGGTCGATGGTAAGATTGTGGTAGAAGAATATTATAATGACCATACGGTTAACGATACTTATCAGTGGAATAGTGCAGGAAAAACTTTGGTAACGGCTACCACTGGTATTGCTCAACAAAACGGATTAATCGATATAGATAATAAGGTGTCTGATTATATTGGAACCGAGTGGACAAGTGCCACAATACAACAAGAAAATTTAATTACTGTAAAGAGTTTGTTGACGATGACCTCTGGTCTAGACGACGAACCTCAATTGGTAATCAAAGCGAATCTGGTTTCGCTTTCCGATGCAGGTACACGCTGGGCTTATGGCAATGTATTTCAAAGATTAATGAATGTAGTCGAAGATGCCAGTGGAACCGAATTTGAAACTTATTTTAATACCGAATTAGCTGTTAAAATAGGTATGGATGGGTTTTGGAATAACGGATTTATTTATCGTATATACCATAGTAATACGAGAAGTATGGCAAGATTTGGATTACTTGCTTCTCAGAATGGAAAATGGGACGGAGAGCAAATTGTAGATGAAGATTTCTTTTTGGAAAGCACAACAACTTCTCAAGATATTAACCCGGCGTATGGCTATTTATGGTGGTTAAATGGAAAAAGTGACTTCATGCTACCATCTACGCAAACAGAATTTTCGGGATCTCTTATTCCGAATGCACCAGCAGATATGATTGCAGCTTTAGGTAAAGATGAACAGCGCATCTACATTGTACCTAGTGAGAATTTGGTAATTATAAGAATGGGTGAGGCTACGGGATCTGAAGAAAATTTTGCATTATCATCTTTCGACAATGTTTTTTGGGAGAAGTTCAATGAGGTAACTAATTAG
- a CDS encoding peroxiredoxin-like family protein, translating into MRKGAVVVTFYRGDWCPYCNLQLRALQARLSEIHELGATLVAISPQVPDGSLTKSEINGMDFIVLSDQDAKVASEYGVAWEVP; encoded by the coding sequence ATTAGAAAAGGTGCTGTTGTAGTTACATTTTATCGTGGCGATTGGTGTCCGTATTGCAACTTACAACTTAGAGCTTTGCAGGCAAGGTTAAGTGAGATTCATGAGCTAGGTGCTACATTGGTTGCTATAAGTCCGCAAGTACCAGACGGGTCATTGACAAAGAGTGAAATCAATGGAATGGATTTTATTGTATTGTCTGATCAAGATGCTAAAGTAGCTTCAGAATACGGAGTGGCATGGGAAGTTCCGTAG
- a CDS encoding DUF4303 domain-containing protein, producing the protein MNTTINFEELKNEIEIATRIAFKENVERYGKDICAFSLVSDDGAMTVVPYINTTSHLVKMQSENPENIESYEFESAEWFTSGGANTEFNAICKTLCDEIDNDDLDFEAFRNSLFETCTQVLEQLLKENFFHKILSKDILLMFSISDTSESKENLVQWTKRLNTINEGKRFEYYMNDNY; encoded by the coding sequence ATGAACACTACTATAAATTTTGAGGAATTAAAAAACGAAATTGAAATTGCCACAAGAATAGCTTTTAAAGAAAACGTTGAAAGATATGGCAAAGATATTTGTGCTTTTTCATTGGTCAGTGATGATGGTGCTATGACGGTTGTACCTTACATAAATACTACAAGTCATCTAGTAAAGATGCAATCAGAGAATCCAGAAAATATAGAAAGTTATGAGTTTGAGTCTGCGGAGTGGTTTACGTCCGGGGGCGCAAATACAGAGTTTAATGCGATATGTAAAACGCTTTGTGATGAAATTGATAATGATGATTTAGATTTTGAAGCTTTTAGAAATTCTTTGTTCGAAACCTGCACTCAGGTTTTAGAGCAACTTCTAAAAGAAAATTTCTTTCATAAAATTTTAAGTAAAGATATATTGTTGATGTTCAGTATTTCTGATACTTCTGAATCTAAAGAAAATTTAGTACAATGGACAAAGCGTCTTAATACTATAAATGAAGGTAAACGCTTTGAATATTATATGAATGATAATTATTAA
- a CDS encoding Lrp/AsnC family transcriptional regulator — MDTIDNKILMQLQKNAKQNTKEIAAKVGLSVTPTYERIRKLEQQEIIKSYVALLDRTKIGKELIAYCQVTLSQHQKKLADKFKEEILLLPDIMECHQVSGNFDFLLKIALDDIAEFHEFINEKLSIIDGISTIHSSFVLNSVKDSTGYNLEY; from the coding sequence ATGGATACGATTGACAACAAAATTTTGATGCAACTTCAAAAAAATGCGAAGCAAAACACTAAGGAAATTGCGGCTAAAGTAGGGCTCAGCGTCACACCCACTTATGAAAGAATTAGAAAGTTAGAGCAGCAAGAAATCATTAAATCTTATGTTGCTCTTTTAGATAGAACTAAAATTGGGAAAGAATTAATTGCCTACTGTCAAGTGACCTTATCTCAACATCAAAAAAAATTGGCAGACAAATTTAAGGAGGAAATACTGTTGTTACCAGATATTATGGAATGCCATCAAGTATCTGGAAATTTTGATTTTCTATTAAAAATCGCTTTGGATGATATAGCGGAGTTTCATGAATTTATTAATGAAAAACTATCTATCATCGATGGTATTTCTACTATACACAGTTCATTTGTATTGAATTCCGTGAAGGATAGTACTGGTTATAATTTGGAATATTAG
- a CDS encoding histidine decarboxylase, with amino-acid sequence MNNEQQIDELLTKLIQEKDRVIGYPVAKDFDYSRLYEFLKHPINNVGDPYEDNTYKVQTHEMEREVVDFFAKLYRADPNDFWGYVTNGGSESNLYGLYLARESHPKAMVYFSESTHYSVKKNIHLLNLPSITIRAQENGELDYDDLENTLQLNRDKPAIILTTFGTTMTEAKDDVSKVKRILKKLAIQNHYIHCDAALAGSYGPFIEPRIPFDFQDGADSISISGHKFIGSPFPSGVIIAKRSLRDRIARGISYIGSLDTTITGSRNGHSPLFLWYAIKKMGVKGLEERYHHSLETAEYCKQELLKIGINAWKNEGAITVVLPKVADAIKKKWQLATDDITHVICMPNVTKDQIDEFIKDIVEEQKKSAQKETDALALQD; translated from the coding sequence ATGAATAACGAACAACAGATAGATGAGCTGTTAACCAAACTAATTCAAGAGAAAGATAGAGTTATAGGTTACCCAGTAGCAAAGGATTTTGATTATTCAAGATTATACGAGTTTTTAAAGCATCCCATTAATAATGTCGGTGATCCTTATGAAGATAATACTTATAAGGTTCAAACACATGAAATGGAGCGAGAGGTGGTAGATTTCTTTGCAAAATTATACAGAGCAGATCCTAATGATTTTTGGGGGTATGTAACCAATGGTGGATCAGAAAGTAACTTGTACGGCTTGTACCTGGCAAGAGAATCTCACCCAAAAGCAATGGTGTATTTTTCAGAATCAACCCATTATAGCGTAAAAAAGAATATTCATTTATTGAATTTGCCGAGTATTACCATTAGGGCGCAAGAGAATGGCGAGTTAGATTACGATGATTTAGAGAATACCTTGCAATTGAACAGAGATAAGCCGGCTATTATTCTAACCACATTTGGTACGACAATGACCGAGGCGAAAGATGATGTTTCTAAGGTGAAGAGAATATTGAAGAAATTGGCTATTCAAAATCACTATATACATTGCGATGCTGCTTTGGCGGGTTCTTACGGTCCTTTTATAGAACCACGAATTCCTTTTGATTTTCAAGATGGCGCAGATAGTATTTCAATCAGTGGGCATAAGTTTATTGGTTCACCATTTCCTTCTGGTGTTATTATCGCAAAGCGGTCATTGAGAGATCGTATAGCAAGGGGTATATCATATATAGGTTCATTAGACACTACCATTACAGGTTCTAGAAACGGACATAGTCCGCTGTTTCTGTGGTACGCCATAAAGAAAATGGGTGTAAAAGGTTTAGAAGAACGGTATCATCATAGTTTAGAAACTGCTGAGTATTGTAAGCAAGAACTTTTAAAAATAGGTATCAACGCCTGGAAGAACGAAGGGGCAATTACAGTGGTACTGCCTAAAGTTGCAGATGCTATTAAAAAGAAATGGCAATTAGCGACCGATGACATTACACACGTAATTTGTATGCCTAATGTTACTAAGGATCAAATAGACGAGTTTATTAAAGATATAGTAGAAGAGCAAAAGAAAAGCGCCCAAAAAGAAACCGATGCATTGGCACTTCAAGATTAA
- a CDS encoding ATP-binding protein — MKSLFSNKIMMKLKSLIGSTKTYIILLVLAIALLLYTVSVGYKQVNRLHKTGDLVSHTFEVQRTIVELSSKFLEVEAIQLKKLFEAEESNLSTIVVTEMGQSLDRLNTLTIDNDAQQERVKALQLLHNKIKVEIDTATIVDATKAPDSLEVKDSIVINYTGLRYKRNERISKLVAESQVIKDRMLAEENYLMVSRKEEYTSQSFLTPMSSLLVALTALGIFLIGFISIYKQKGEINEVNSQVFVQNKKLQETEEFLKGVYKSSNNVISHFEPILDTQKNITDFQFRYTSNAIEKVTGSEQDDIIGGSLLEMYPMVLENGLFVLMKECYVSGNTQEHESVYTFEGEKKYIFNTIVKSANGITNTAWDTTKIKKAEEELKKLNEDLSLQNTIFKEAENVAGVGSFIWYLDDGTATVSDNFYRILGVEPNSFEVTFSSYKEFVHPEDVAIFESIGANIEEKGASTVFAYRVFTKAKGIKHLDLKGKYVEIDNRPVSVGIVQDITSRVEKDRALIESYEKLKISNEELESFNRVASHDLQEPLRKIQMFISRIEDDGEKGMPVGIQNYFGKIKDGTFRMRELIQNLLSYSRIDKINSKFENISLSEVVGKIEDELSQLIKDTGTSISYDNLPDIQGIPFKIEQLCTNLISNSIKYGKSGVAPKIIISAKKVRNSEIVENFSKTTEYYYKISFADNGIGFEPEFASNIFEVFQRLHSKNEYSGTGIGLSICKKIVEKHNGYIHAIGKKDQGSTFVIYLPVN, encoded by the coding sequence ATGAAAAGCCTGTTTTCTAATAAGATTATGATGAAGTTAAAGTCGCTTATTGGTTCGACAAAAACCTATATTATCTTATTGGTTTTGGCAATTGCCTTGTTACTATATACTGTTAGTGTAGGTTATAAACAGGTAAATAGACTTCATAAAACAGGAGACCTAGTTTCTCATACGTTTGAGGTACAGCGTACCATTGTAGAACTTTCTTCTAAATTTTTAGAGGTAGAGGCTATTCAACTTAAAAAACTTTTTGAAGCCGAAGAGAGTAATCTTTCCACCATTGTAGTAACAGAAATGGGTCAGTCGTTAGATAGGCTGAATACACTTACAATAGACAACGATGCCCAACAAGAACGCGTTAAGGCATTGCAACTATTACATAATAAAATTAAGGTTGAAATAGATACAGCAACCATTGTTGATGCTACTAAGGCGCCAGATAGTTTAGAAGTAAAAGATAGTATTGTTATTAATTATACCGGTTTGCGCTATAAGCGTAATGAGCGAATTTCAAAACTTGTTGCGGAGTCCCAGGTTATAAAAGATAGAATGCTTGCTGAAGAGAACTATTTAATGGTTTCGCGTAAAGAAGAATACACCTCACAATCGTTCTTGACGCCTATGTCATCTTTGTTGGTTGCGCTAACGGCTTTAGGTATTTTTTTAATTGGTTTTATTAGTATCTATAAACAGAAAGGTGAAATTAATGAGGTAAACAGTCAGGTTTTTGTTCAGAATAAGAAATTACAAGAAACAGAAGAGTTTTTAAAAGGTGTATATAAAAGCTCTAACAATGTCATTAGTCATTTTGAGCCTATTCTAGATACACAGAAGAATATAACCGATTTTCAATTTAGGTATACCTCCAATGCCATAGAAAAAGTAACAGGGTCAGAACAAGATGATATTATAGGTGGCTCGCTTTTAGAGATGTACCCAATGGTTTTGGAGAATGGGCTTTTTGTATTAATGAAAGAATGTTATGTTAGCGGCAATACCCAAGAGCATGAGAGTGTATATACGTTTGAAGGTGAAAAAAAATACATTTTTAATACGATTGTAAAATCTGCAAACGGGATTACAAATACCGCTTGGGATACCACAAAAATTAAAAAAGCTGAAGAAGAACTTAAAAAGCTGAACGAAGATCTAAGCCTTCAAAACACCATTTTCAAAGAGGCTGAAAATGTAGCGGGTGTTGGTAGTTTTATTTGGTATTTAGATGATGGTACCGCAACGGTTTCTGATAACTTTTATAGAATCCTTGGCGTTGAGCCCAATAGCTTTGAGGTTACTTTTAGTTCTTATAAAGAATTTGTGCATCCAGAAGATGTTGCCATATTTGAGTCTATAGGTGCTAATATAGAAGAAAAAGGTGCTTCTACTGTTTTTGCCTATCGTGTGTTTACGAAAGCAAAAGGGATAAAACATTTAGATTTAAAAGGTAAGTATGTTGAAATAGATAACAGACCGGTATCGGTGGGTATTGTACAAGATATTACCAGTCGTGTAGAAAAAGATAGGGCACTTATTGAGAGTTATGAGAAATTGAAGATTAGTAATGAAGAGCTAGAATCTTTTAACAGAGTGGCAAGTCATGATCTACAAGAGCCTTTGCGTAAAATTCAAATGTTTATTTCTAGAATAGAAGACGATGGTGAAAAGGGTATGCCCGTTGGTATTCAAAATTATTTTGGAAAAATCAAGGACGGTACTTTCAGAATGCGAGAATTGATTCAGAATTTACTTTCGTATTCACGAATAGATAAGATCAATTCAAAATTCGAAAATATTTCTCTTAGTGAAGTTGTAGGTAAAATTGAAGATGAACTATCACAACTTATTAAAGATACAGGTACTTCTATTTCTTATGATAATTTGCCAGATATTCAGGGCATACCTTTTAAAATAGAACAACTTTGCACAAATCTTATCAGTAATTCTATCAAGTATGGCAAAAGTGGTGTAGCTCCAAAAATAATCATTAGCGCTAAAAAGGTGCGTAATTCAGAAATTGTAGAAAATTTTAGTAAGACTACAGAATACTATTATAAAATTTCATTTGCAGATAATGGCATTGGCTTTGAACCTGAATTTGCTAGTAATATATTTGAGGTGTTTCAAAGGCTACATTCAAAAAATGAATATTCAGGTACAGGTATCGGACTCTCTATTTGTAAAAAGATAGTTGAAAAACATAATGGTTATATTCATGCCATCGGTAAAAAGGACCAAGGTTCTACTTTTGTCATTTATTTGCCTGTTAACTAA
- a CDS encoding GNAT family N-acetyltransferase, with protein MNKLEIQTDRLMLRLIEWTDVEVIHRLHSLPETDEFNTLGIPENLQETYEVITPWIEDNSVAEIRNYTFAIQHKKKGEFIGLFGLRLGPKKYNRAEVWYKLHLDYWNKGYATEALKAVLKYGFDVLKLHRIEAGCAVDNIGSAKVMEKVGMQKEGRKRKILPLQSGWSDSFEYAIVEGDVRN; from the coding sequence ATGAACAAACTCGAAATACAAACAGATCGATTAATGTTAAGGCTGATTGAGTGGACAGATGTAGAAGTAATTCATCGCTTACATTCCTTACCAGAAACAGACGAATTCAATACCCTTGGCATACCTGAAAATTTACAAGAAACCTATGAGGTGATAACCCCGTGGATCGAAGATAATAGTGTAGCTGAAATTAGAAATTATACTTTTGCTATTCAGCATAAAAAGAAAGGCGAGTTTATAGGTTTATTTGGATTAAGACTTGGTCCCAAGAAATATAATAGGGCTGAGGTTTGGTATAAACTACATCTCGATTATTGGAACAAAGGCTATGCAACAGAAGCTCTAAAAGCGGTTTTGAAATACGGATTCGATGTGCTTAAACTACATCGAATAGAAGCAGGCTGTGCTGTAGACAATATAGGTTCTGCAAAAGTGATGGAAAAAGTAGGAATGCAGAAAGAAGGTCGAAAGAGAAAAATTCTCCCCTTGCAATCTGGATGGTCAGATAGTTTTGAATATGCCATAGTCGAAGGTGATGTACGTAACTAG
- a CDS encoding APC family permease — MDKKIGLKDAISIGIGGMVGGGIFAVLGLAVALAKGATPLAFLWAGIIAMLTAYSYAKLSKKYPENGGTVRFIHQQFGTGIFAGGINNLLWVSYIVMLALYASAFGSYATELISLSGSKEIDTRIFQTSILLIALFINYLSVKLVSEIESVAVIIKLFILIAFIGVGFYGLSLHPENLHQLSPENWESPILILSGGMVIFVAYEGFELIANSVSDLKDREKNTEKAYFGAVGFVIVLYILIAIVTVGALPFQQIANAEDYVLAKAAEPTLGQIGFTIITITALISTFSAINATVLGSGRVNYDIAEDDELPKYFCHMFWGKPVGFLITAMLSVALVNLFNLKSISTAGSAGFLLIFCIVNYIGYKKHKELDSKSYVHLLASILCLLAFITLIIQQFSENKVGVLTALGIIVFCFILEIVYKATKPKVV; from the coding sequence ATGGATAAGAAAATAGGATTAAAAGATGCCATTTCTATAGGTATAGGGGGTATGGTAGGTGGCGGAATTTTTGCCGTTCTAGGTCTAGCAGTTGCTCTGGCAAAAGGTGCAACACCTCTAGCTTTTCTTTGGGCAGGAATAATTGCTATGCTAACTGCATACTCTTATGCTAAACTTTCAAAGAAATATCCAGAAAATGGAGGAACCGTAAGATTCATACATCAACAATTTGGAACCGGAATTTTTGCAGGTGGTATTAATAATCTTTTGTGGGTCAGCTATATTGTTATGCTCGCACTTTATGCGTCTGCTTTTGGGTCGTATGCTACAGAATTAATTTCCCTGTCAGGTTCAAAAGAGATTGACACGCGTATATTTCAAACTTCCATATTATTAATTGCATTGTTCATCAATTATTTAAGTGTAAAACTTGTTAGTGAAATAGAGTCAGTGGCTGTAATCATTAAGCTTTTTATTTTAATTGCATTTATAGGTGTTGGTTTTTATGGCCTGTCTCTTCATCCAGAAAACCTACATCAATTATCACCTGAAAATTGGGAAAGTCCTATACTAATACTTTCTGGTGGTATGGTCATTTTTGTTGCATATGAAGGTTTTGAATTAATTGCAAATTCAGTATCAGATTTAAAAGATAGAGAGAAGAATACTGAAAAAGCATATTTTGGAGCCGTTGGTTTTGTAATTGTATTATACATACTTATTGCTATTGTAACTGTAGGTGCATTGCCATTTCAGCAAATTGCAAATGCTGAAGATTATGTTTTAGCCAAAGCAGCAGAACCTACATTAGGTCAGATCGGTTTTACCATAATTACGATTACGGCATTGATATCTACATTTTCTGCCATCAACGCAACTGTTTTAGGTAGTGGTAGGGTAAATTATGATATAGCTGAAGACGACGAGTTGCCTAAGTATTTTTGCCATATGTTCTGGGGTAAACCCGTAGGGTTTTTAATCACGGCAATGCTGTCAGTTGCATTGGTTAATCTGTTTAATCTAAAAAGTATATCAACAGCTGGTAGTGCAGGCTTTTTATTGATTTTTTGTATTGTTAATTACATAGGTTACAAAAAGCATAAGGAACTGGATTCTAAAAGTTATGTTCATTTATTGGCGAGTATACTCTGTTTATTGGCTTTCATTACATTAATTATTCAGCAGTTTTCTGAGAATAAAGTAGGGGTATTAACCGCATTGGGTATTATTGTGTTCTGTTTTATTCTTGAAATTGTATACAAAGCTACAAAGCCAAAAGTGGTGTAG
- a CDS encoding MGH1-like glycoside hydrolase domain-containing protein, with amino-acid sequence MVHKNAEEERLAVEDNYKNWKRWGPYLAERQWGTVREDYSPEGHAWSFVGHDKARSNAYRWGEEGIGGFCDSREILCLAPAFWNGKDSILKERLFGLTNDEGNHGEDVKELYFHQVSTPTHSYAKYLYKYPHKKFPYAELVKKNKSRNREEAEFEILDTKAFANNTYFDCFIEYAKEDVGDILMKVTVVNRGPRAANIHVLPHLWFRNFWKHNNRFERPEMKSTSDNSVQSRSTRNGRYYFYHENGDQLFCENETNNQRIYGVPNEVEYVKDGINDHVVDGQPTVNPDKKGSKFAVWHKLRLKSGEEKTIKVRLSKKKLDDPWGNYDSIFEKRIQECEEFYGDILKKELPVQQQEIARKAFSGLLWTKQFYYYDVYKWLFGGPGEAKPYRTDSRNKHWEHLTNRHVISMPDKWEYPWYAAWDLAFHMASFVEIDPYFAKEQLLLVLRESYMHPNGQIPAYEWNFSDVNPPVHSWAVWTVYEKDKKRNGKGDFKFLEKAYQKLLVNFTWWVNQKDKSGTNLFEGGFLGLDNIGVFDRNHMPEGITRMQQADATSWMAMFTLNMLRMSLEMATINPNYEDSVAKFFRHFLNIAWAMHHIGQKDISLWDDEDNFYYDVVEMSNGNTDRLKVRSLVGIIPMFAVEIIHKDLFDELKHFKVRAAEIVRTRPDLASLISNIEEFNSDGNYLFSIMRGFRLEKLLFRLLDEKEFLSDYGIRSLSKYHEEHPYVFQHNGHHQIQYESGESQSNMFGGNSNWRGPIWLPLNYMIIQSLRKYFSYYGKEYIYEFPTGSGIKMNLNEIANEISKRLIKLFEPDENGKFVYHSEDENHVFTKNEHFKKEHFFYEFFDGDSGKGLGASHQTGWTALVANLIMELEQNS; translated from the coding sequence ATGGTCCATAAAAATGCTGAGGAAGAAAGATTAGCCGTTGAGGATAATTATAAAAACTGGAAAAGATGGGGTCCTTATTTGGCAGAGCGCCAATGGGGTACGGTAAGAGAAGATTATAGTCCAGAAGGGCATGCGTGGAGTTTTGTTGGTCATGACAAAGCACGTAGTAATGCCTATAGATGGGGAGAAGAGGGTATTGGCGGATTCTGCGATTCTAGAGAAATTCTATGTTTAGCCCCTGCCTTCTGGAACGGGAAAGATTCTATTTTAAAAGAACGCCTGTTCGGTTTAACCAATGATGAAGGTAACCATGGTGAGGATGTAAAAGAACTCTATTTTCATCAAGTTTCAACACCTACACACTCTTACGCTAAGTATTTATATAAGTATCCGCATAAGAAGTTTCCATATGCCGAGCTGGTTAAAAAGAATAAAAGTAGAAATCGTGAGGAAGCTGAGTTTGAAATTTTAGATACCAAAGCTTTTGCTAATAATACCTATTTCGATTGTTTTATAGAATATGCCAAAGAAGATGTTGGTGATATTTTAATGAAGGTTACTGTAGTTAATAGAGGCCCAAGAGCTGCGAACATTCATGTGCTTCCGCATTTGTGGTTTCGTAATTTTTGGAAACATAACAACAGGTTCGAAAGACCTGAGATGAAATCAACCTCAGATAATTCGGTACAATCTCGTAGTACTAGAAATGGTCGTTACTATTTTTATCATGAGAATGGAGATCAGCTTTTCTGTGAGAACGAAACTAACAACCAACGTATTTATGGAGTGCCTAATGAGGTTGAATACGTAAAAGATGGTATCAATGACCATGTTGTTGATGGGCAACCTACTGTGAACCCAGATAAAAAAGGTTCAAAATTTGCCGTGTGGCATAAGCTCCGCTTAAAATCTGGAGAAGAAAAAACAATTAAAGTCCGACTTAGTAAAAAGAAACTTGATGACCCATGGGGTAATTATGATTCTATTTTTGAAAAGAGAATTCAAGAATGTGAAGAATTTTATGGAGATATTTTAAAGAAAGAGCTTCCGGTTCAACAACAAGAGATTGCAAGAAAAGCATTCTCTGGTTTACTCTGGACAAAGCAGTTCTATTATTATGATGTTTATAAATGGCTATTTGGCGGTCCAGGAGAAGCCAAACCATATAGAACCGATTCTCGGAATAAGCATTGGGAACATTTGACAAATCGTCACGTAATTTCAATGCCCGATAAGTGGGAGTATCCGTGGTATGCTGCTTGGGACCTTGCTTTTCATATGGCATCGTTTGTTGAGATTGATCCTTATTTTGCCAAAGAGCAGTTGTTGTTAGTATTAAGGGAAAGCTATATGCACCCTAACGGACAAATACCTGCTTACGAATGGAATTTTAGTGATGTAAACCCACCTGTGCATTCATGGGCTGTATGGACGGTATATGAGAAGGATAAGAAAAGAAATGGTAAAGGCGATTTTAAGTTTTTAGAAAAGGCATATCAGAAATTACTGGTGAACTTTACCTGGTGGGTCAACCAAAAAGATAAGAGTGGAACAAACCTTTTTGAAGGCGGATTCTTAGGTCTTGATAATATTGGTGTTTTTGATCGTAACCACATGCCAGAAGGTATTACGCGTATGCAACAAGCAGATGCTACCAGTTGGATGGCAATGTTTACCTTAAACATGTTACGCATGTCATTAGAGATGGCAACAATTAACCCAAACTACGAAGACAGTGTCGCCAAGTTCTTTAGGCATTTCTTGAATATCGCTTGGGCAATGCATCACATTGGGCAGAAAGATATTTCTCTTTGGGATGATGAAGATAATTTCTATTATGATGTTGTAGAAATGTCGAATGGTAATACAGACCGATTAAAAGTAAGATCCTTGGTTGGTATCATACCAATGTTCGCAGTAGAGATCATTCATAAAGATTTGTTTGATGAGTTAAAACACTTTAAAGTTAGAGCTGCAGAAATTGTAAGAACTAGACCAGATTTGGCTTCTTTGATCTCTAATATCGAAGAATTTAATTCTGATGGAAATTACCTGTTCTCCATTATGCGAGGTTTTAGGTTAGAAAAGCTATTGTTTCGTTTACTAGATGAGAAAGAGTTTTTGTCTGATTACGGTATTCGCTCACTTTCAAAATATCATGAAGAGCATCCGTATGTTTTTCAACATAACGGTCACCACCAAATTCAGTATGAATCTGGGGAAAGTCAGTCAAACATGTTTGGTGGTAATTCTAACTGGCGAGGTCCTATTTGGTTGCCTTTAAATTATATGATTATTCAGTCTTTACGTAAATACTTCTCTTATTATGGTAAGGAGTATATTTATGAGTTTCCAACAGGATCTGGTATAAAAATGAACTTAAACGAGATTGCAAATGAAATTTCAAAACGACTCATAAAGTTATTTGAGCCTGACGAAAACGGTAAGTTTGTATATCACTCAGAAGACGAGAACCATGTGTTTACTAAAAATGAACACTTTAAAAAGGAGCATTTCTTTTATGAGTTTTTTGATGGCGATTCTGGGAAAGGTCTTGGAGCATCTCATCAAACAGGTTGGACAGCTTTAGTTGCAAATCTGATTATGGAATTGGAGCAGAATAGTTAG